Proteins from one Nicotiana tabacum cultivar K326 chromosome 23, ASM71507v2, whole genome shotgun sequence genomic window:
- the ANS1 gene encoding leucoanthocyanidin dioxygenase, giving the protein MVVISAVVPTPSRVESLAKSGIQAIPKEYVRPQEELNGIGNIFEEEKKDEGPQVPTIDLTEIDSEDKEIREKCHQELKKAAIEWGVMHLVNHGISDELIDRVKVSGDTFFDQPVEEKEKYANDQPSGNVQGYGSKLANSACGQLEWEDYFFHCVFPEDKCNLSIWPKTPTDYIPATSEYAKQIRNLATKILAVLSIGLRLEEGRLEKEVGGMEDLLLQMKINYYPKCPQPELALGVEAHTDVSALTFILHNMVPGLQLFYEGQWVTAKCVPNSIIMHIGDTLEILSNGKYKSILHRGVVNKEKIRISWAIFCEPPKEKIILKPLPETITEAEPPRFPPRTFAQHMAHKLFKKDDQDAAAEHKVSKKDDPDSAAEHKPFKKDDQDAVAQQKVLKEDEQNAAAEHKVFKKDNQDAAAEESK; this is encoded by the exons ATGGTGGTGATCAGTGCAGTAGTTCCAACTCCTTCAAGAGTTGAAAGCTTGGCTAAAAGTGGAATCCAGGCTATCCCTAAAGAGTATGTGAGGCCACAAGAAGAGTTAAATGGAATAGGAAACATATTTGAGGAAGAGAAGAAAGATGAAGGACCTCAAGTACCGACGATTGATCTAACAGAAATCGACTCAGAGGACAAGGAAATTCGAGAGAAATGCCACCAAGAGTTGAAGAAAGCAGCTATAGAATGGGGTGTTATGCACCTTGTTAACCATGGCATATCAGATGAGCTAATTGATCGTGTCAAGGTTTCTGGAGATACCTTCTTTGATCAACCTGTTGAAGAAAAGGAGAAGTATGCTAATGACCAACCCTCTGGCAATGTCCAAGGCTATGGCAGCAAGCTAGCAAATAGTGCTTGTGGTCAGCTTGAGTGGGAGGATTATTTCTTCCATTGTGTTTTCCCTGAGGACAAGTGCAACTTATCCATCTGGCCGAAAACCCCTACAGACTACAT TCCAGCAACAAGTGAATATGCCAAGCAGATCAGGAACCTAGCAACAAAGATTTTGGCAGTGCTTTCTATTGGGCTGAGACTAGAAGAAGGAAGACTAGAGAAGGAAGTCGGAGGCATGGAGGACCTGCTGCTTCAAATGAAGATTAACTACTATCCCAAATGCCCCCAACCAGAACTAGCACTTGGTGTCGAAGCTCATACTGATGTCAGTGCACTGACTTTTATCCTCCACAATATGGTGCCTGGCTTGCAACTTTTCTACGAAGGACAGTGGGTAACGGCAAAGTGTGTGCCTAATTCCATAATCATGCATATTGGGGACACCCTTGAAATTCTAAGCAATGGAAAGTACAAGAGCATTCTTCACAGAGGGGTTGTGAATAAAGAGAAAATaagaatctcatgggctattttCTGTGAGCCGCCGAAGGAGAAGATCATCCTTAAGCCCCTACCTGAGACTATAACTGAGGCTGAGCCACCTCGATTCCCACCTCGCACCTTTGCACAGCATATGGCCCATAAGCTCTTCAAGAAGGATGATCAGGATGCTGCTGCTGAACACAAAGTCTCCAAGAAGGATGACCCGGATTCTGCTGCTGAACACAAACCCTTCAAGAAGGATGATCAGGATGCTGTTGCTCAGCAAAAAGTCCTCAAGGAGGATGAACAGAATGCCGCTGCTGAGCACAAAGTCTTCAAGAAGGATAATCAGGATGCTGCTGCTGAAGAATCTAAATAG